From the genome of Acidobacteriota bacterium:
CAGGTGGCGAGACCCTTGCGCCACAGATCGGCCTGGTTCCGGGCGAAGTCGTCCGGAGTCATTCCCTTCTTGCGGGCGTCATCCTCGTTGATCCAGGGACGGAAGTCCTCGGGCTGAAGTTCGGGAAAGGTCAGAAGCAGGTTGGGCATGTCCCCCTTGGGATCGATGACGATGGCCGGGATGCCGTCGATGGCCGCTTCTTCGAGAAGGGCGATGCACAACCCGGTCTTGCCTGATCCGGTCATACCGACGCAGACGCCGTGAGTCGTCAGGTTCTTGGAGTCATAGAGGATGAGTCCCTCCTGATTTTCCTTGGCGGCCATGTCGTAGGGCCGTCCGAGATAAAAAACACCCAGCTTTTCGTAGTCCATTTTGCGCCTCCGGCCGAATCATAACGGACGGAGAGCCCGTCGGTCAAGCCGGGAAACTCGTTGCGGCTTCCTCTCTTCGGACTCGGGGGAATCCCTTCTCAAGACGCATCCGGGCCCCGGCATTGCCCGTCCACCCCAGCTCCGGGACCGTACGCGAAAACTCCTGGTTTTCATTCTTGCTTCTTATCGGGAGTTTTCGCCCTTTGGGCATGCCGATCTCACCATTCCGACATCGTCGCAGCCTGCTTGACGTAGACATGCTACGCCTTCGCAATCTGCTCCTTGCCTGAACGGCAATTTCGGCCTGCGTACAGTCCCGGTTCCCGGGTTTCGCTCTCCTCGACTTGCAGTCGAGGATCCGTGCCCGCTCAACCCTCCGACGGCTTGCTCCGGGATCCCCCCTGCGTCCCGCGGAAGCCTTTACCATGTCGGGGTTTTTCCGGCTTGATCCCACGGTCTTAAGAGAAATTTAAGGCTAGAACATGTGGCCGGCGGTGAGGTAGAGACCGGTCCCGTCGCGGCCGAGGCCGACGTCGGCCCGGACGACAAAGTCGTCGGCGATGAAGCGCAGGCCGAAGACTGGATTCACTGTCCAGCCGCGCCCATCGATTTTCCCGGGAGAGGCCCAGACCCTGCCGGCATCAAGCCCCAGGATCGCTCCGATCCGCCGGTAGACCGGGATTCGAAGTTCCGTGTTCAGAAGCAGGAAGGTTTGGTCCAAAAAGCGGAATCGTGCCGAGCCCCTCAGCGTGTCCCGGCCGCCGAGAGTCAGAAGAGTTTGAACGGGAAGGTTTGTTCCGAAAAGGGTTTGGCCCCAGATGCGTACGGCGAGAATCGTCCGCGGTTGCAGCAGGACCTTGAAATAGCGGAACCGGGCGCCGAGCTTCACAAAAGAGATGCTTTCGCCCTCAAGGCCGGGCGCGCGGTCGATTTCCACGTTCGCGAAAATGCCGCCGGAGGGATGGATGACGCTGTTCCGGCTGTCGTAAACGAACCCGACGAAATATGAGGGCCAGGCCGCTTTGGAGGCGTTGGAAGCCGGCGGCCGGACGGCCAGATGCGAATCCGGAGAAAACTCCGAATTCACGACGCTCCGGTAGCGCCATCCGAAACGGACATGCGTTCGAGCCGAGAGGCCGTGGCTGAAAACGGCGGAGATTTCCGAGGGCTCCCGGACGTAGAATTCCCGGTCCTCGAACTTCGATCCGCCGCCCACGCCGAAAAAGGCGGTTTCGGCCGTCTTTTCGAAGTCGTAGAGGAGGTCGAAGGCGAAGGGATAGGTTTTCCCCCGCCTCAATTCGGCATCGGGCCAGGATGCGGCGAACCGGATGCGGCGGTCGCCCTTGTCCGTATGATAGACGAGAAGATCGAAGGATTCCGTGAAACGCAGGGCGCTCCGCAGAAAGATCCGGCCGCCGTATCCCAGACCGGCGTCGGTGTCGTAGAAGAGAATCGGCCCCAGTCTCAGGAGAGCCGGCGCATCGCGATCGACGACGGGTTTTTTCGCTGGCTGTCCGTCCTCGGCGGCCGCCGTTTCACCCTTCGGATCTCCGGTTCGCGGAATGTCCGCGGGTGTCTCTCCGCCCGCCCGATGGCCCGCGCCTCCCATGTCTCCGTCTCCGGGCGGGAGAGACAAAAGGGGAGAGACGGTCAGGGCCAGGCAGACCATGAGTCCGGCGATAATGCGGCCGCTCCCGTTTATCCGTTTCATCGGCCCCTATTTCCCTGCGTCGAGCAGCTTACGAAACGTCTCGTCGTCCGTCTTGAAATCCTGCGCCGCCTGTCCCACGCGGACGATGCGGATGCTGCGGATCGCGTCTCCCGTCTTCAAGGTCTTCAGGAGATCGAGCCCGGCGATCGTCCGTCCGATCGCGGTCGTTTTGTCGTCGAGGTCGGTGCGCGCCCCGAGCGTCAGGTGAAAGGCGTTTGGGCCGGAAACACCCAGAACGCCCGCGGCGTCGTGTTGGGTCGCCGGATTCGCGGTGAGCGCCAGCTCGGTCACGGCCATGGATTTCTGAGCGTCGGAGACAATGAGCCCGGCGACAAGGCCGTCCCGGATCTCGATCGTTCCAATGGGCGGGACTTCGGGCCTCGGCCCTGCGCCCGGAGGTCCTCCGGGGCGCTGTCCGGCGCCGCCGCCCGGCCGGTCCTCGCTCTTGCCTTCAATGATGCGGATGAAGTTCGCCGTCTGGAGAGGTGCGTTTTTAAAATCGAGATCGACGGTGATTTGGATCGGCGCTTCGGCGTCCGCGAAACTGATTTCGGCGTAAAGGCCGTCGGCCAGGTAGACGCCTTCCCTCGGCAGAGGCGGTTCGAGATTCGCCGCGCCGTAGGCGACGACGGCCGTCACGAGCGCGGTGTGCCGCTGATGTTCCGTATAGGGAACGAGCTCGTTGTAAAGGTCGTAAAGCGTATGCCAGGCGCGGGTGTAGGTGTAATCCGTCTGGGTCCGGAAGCGGAGTGTCGGGACGCCCTCCATTTCGAACGACGACGAGTCCGTTCCGGCCGGACGTGTCGCGCGGACCCGCGGCAGACCCCTTTCGAGCCGGAAGGGCCACTTCGGGTTGAGCGTCTCGAGGGGCGCCGTGATTGTCCGGAAATCGTCGAGCCAGGTTTCGGGGACGACTGCGCCGGTGATGGCGCTCGGACTGCCGTCCCGGTTGATCATCATCGGGATCCGCGGTGCGATCCCGGGGCGGTTTTTCAGCCAGGCCTGCGAGCCGACCAGT
Proteins encoded in this window:
- a CDS encoding BamA/TamA family outer membrane protein, which codes for MKRINGSGRIIAGLMVCLALTVSPLLSLPPGDGDMGGAGHRAGGETPADIPRTGDPKGETAAAEDGQPAKKPVVDRDAPALLRLGPILFYDTDAGLGYGGRIFLRSALRFTESFDLLVYHTDKGDRRIRFAASWPDAELRRGKTYPFAFDLLYDFEKTAETAFFGVGGGSKFEDREFYVREPSEISAVFSHGLSARTHVRFGWRYRSVVNSEFSPDSHLAVRPPASNASKAAWPSYFVGFVYDSRNSVIHPSGGIFANVEIDRAPGLEGESISFVKLGARFRYFKVLLQPRTILAVRIWGQTLFGTNLPVQTLLTLGGRDTLRGSARFRFLDQTFLLLNTELRIPVYRRIGAILGLDAGRVWASPGKIDGRGWTVNPVFGLRFIADDFVVRADVGLGRDGTGLYLTAGHMF